One genomic region from Evansella sp. LMS18 encodes:
- a CDS encoding cbb3-type cytochrome c oxidase subunit I, producing MSILGYHFIRISVLYFVVGVLLGLYMSMTYNFSFTGVHAHVNLLGWTSMTLAGILYVLFPKAGQSILGKIHFILHNIGLLVMMIALFTLVQTGNEALGPVIGIGGITLIIGVILFAINIFKNVVPGNLQKG from the coding sequence ATGAGCATCTTGGGGTATCACTTCATTAGAATTTCCGTGCTTTATTTTGTAGTGGGAGTCCTCCTCGGCCTTTACATGTCTATGACTTATAATTTTTCTTTTACCGGCGTCCATGCCCATGTTAATTTGCTCGGCTGGACTTCCATGACACTGGCAGGCATCCTGTATGTGCTTTTTCCGAAAGCAGGTCAAAGCATTTTAGGAAAAATTCATTTCATTCTCCATAATATTGGTCTGCTTGTAATGATGATTGCTCTGTTTACTCTCGTGCAGACAGGCAATGAAGCATTAGGTCCTGTCATTGGAATTGGAGGAATTACTTTAATTATTGGTGTTATACTTTTTGCAATTAACATATTCAAAAATGTAGTTCCTGGAAATTTGCAGAAAGGTTAA
- a CDS encoding FtsW/RodA/SpoVE family cell cycle protein: protein MSNESFEKFLNKVTSRIKSREAHSFIKKELTNHLKELSEAFQKRDIPKEEAYERAIQSMGNPFTIGDRLNRIHRPKMDWFLIALFLIIAGSSFLLLLGGVPGINFPASYFIERQAIWYGLAFIVILSFLFFDYTKLKNWWMYFYISGAFLLIYTLILGTPILGMKRWISLGPVTIDTSEISLFLLFIAWAGILSNINNFGSWMKQALLVVMFWVPVILFALMPHYISSIIYICIVLTMFAFSRVKKKLALTIAGANMTIGMLVPAILISSRDVYFYYRFSAFFDPYSDQHGLGYMYIIVRELLNNTGWLGNGFTNDVNIQALPGPHTDFAFLYLVYTMGWLFGIFLCLILLLFIFRISSNAFRTKDIFGRLLVLGGAALFTVPACWNILMGLGIVPIMGVSLPLVGYGGTMLMFYAAVLGLILNVYRRKDIVRPAIHYAHNRK, encoded by the coding sequence ATGAGCAATGAATCCTTTGAAAAATTTCTGAATAAGGTAACCTCGAGAATAAAGTCCCGAGAGGCCCACTCGTTCATAAAAAAGGAGCTGACTAATCACCTTAAAGAGCTAAGTGAGGCGTTTCAAAAGCGGGACATCCCTAAAGAGGAAGCATACGAAAGGGCAATTCAGTCCATGGGGAACCCTTTTACAATCGGTGACCGTTTAAACCGGATCCATCGTCCAAAAATGGACTGGTTTCTTATTGCTCTGTTTCTAATTATTGCTGGCTCCAGCTTCCTTCTTCTTCTTGGTGGAGTTCCTGGAATAAATTTTCCAGCTTCCTATTTTATAGAAAGGCAGGCAATCTGGTACGGCCTTGCATTCATCGTCATCCTTAGTTTTTTGTTTTTTGATTACACGAAACTAAAAAATTGGTGGATGTATTTTTACATAAGCGGAGCCTTCCTTCTCATTTATACTTTAATTTTGGGAACACCAATCCTGGGAATGAAAAGGTGGATTTCCCTTGGCCCTGTAACAATTGATACCTCCGAAATCAGCTTATTTTTATTATTTATTGCATGGGCTGGAATCTTAAGTAACATCAATAATTTCGGCAGCTGGATGAAACAGGCATTACTGGTCGTAATGTTCTGGGTTCCAGTCATACTATTTGCTCTAATGCCTCATTACATTTCTTCAATCATTTATATTTGTATTGTTTTAACTATGTTTGCTTTTTCCCGAGTTAAGAAGAAATTGGCTTTAACTATTGCAGGTGCCAATATGACTATAGGGATGCTGGTCCCTGCGATTTTGATTTCTTCCAGGGATGTTTATTTTTATTATCGTTTCTCTGCATTCTTTGATCCGTATTCCGATCAGCACGGGTTAGGTTATATGTACATTATTGTGAGAGAATTATTAAACAATACCGGGTGGTTAGGCAACGGATTTACAAATGATGTAAATATCCAGGCTCTTCCAGGCCCCCACACGGACTTTGCTTTTCTTTATCTCGTCTATACAATGGGGTGGCTATTTGGTATATTCCTGTGCCTCATCCTGCTGCTGTTCATTTTTCGAATTTCTTCTAATGCTTTCAGGACGAAGGACATCTTCGGCAGGTTGTTAGTTTTAGGCGGTGCCGCACTATTTACTGTCCCTGCCTGCTGGAATATACTGATGGGCTTAGGAATAGTGCCTATCATGGGAGTCTCCCTCCCGCTGGTTGGTTATGGAGGGACGATGTTAATGTTTTATGCCGCTGTCCTCGGTCTGATTTTGAATGTATACCGGAGGAAGGATATTGTGAGGCCGGCCATCCACTATGCTCACAACAGAAAATGA
- a CDS encoding PadR family transcriptional regulator codes for MGDPFTNLKSALKKTVFKDISFSEERKNAVRNSLQERLSSTQLQSWKEETLTAVLELLQHEGKDGYEISSLLFQKNDLSFQNKEGELYTLLHLLENKRILASRWCEEKKYYSLTGKGKKILAVTKRGKSPVQTSLKQLILEASV; via the coding sequence ATGGGCGATCCATTTACTAATCTGAAAAGCGCTTTGAAGAAGACAGTTTTTAAGGATATCTCCTTTTCAGAAGAACGAAAAAATGCCGTGCGGAATTCATTACAGGAAAGGCTATCCAGCACGCAGCTCCAATCTTGGAAGGAAGAAACTCTCACTGCTGTCTTGGAATTACTCCAGCATGAGGGAAAAGACGGATATGAAATTTCCAGTCTCCTTTTCCAGAAAAATGACTTGAGTTTTCAAAATAAGGAAGGTGAGCTGTATACCTTGCTGCATTTACTTGAAAATAAACGTATTCTTGCCTCCCGCTGGTGTGAAGAGAAGAAATATTACTCACTCACTGGAAAAGGGAAAAAAATTTTGGCTGTTACAAAACGAGGAAAATCTCCAGTACAAACCTCCCTTAAACAACTGATTCTGGAGGCGTCAGTATGA
- a CDS encoding sigma-70 family RNA polymerase sigma factor — protein sequence MNEPEQMEAGFENLDERVQIIDKLMDEYSDAILHLAYTYVKNETTAEDLTQEIFIKSFEKLHQFNERSTLKTWLYRIASNHCKDYLKSWHYRKITLNDKIFDYIPSRSKTEDEIIAKDEEDILANAVMELPLKYREVVFLHYYEELSLKEINKITAMNTNTLKTRLKRAKEILRQKMTKEAE from the coding sequence ATGAACGAACCAGAGCAAATGGAGGCGGGATTTGAAAATTTGGATGAAAGAGTTCAAATAATTGATAAGTTAATGGATGAATACAGCGATGCGATATTACATCTTGCTTATACATATGTGAAAAACGAGACAACAGCAGAAGATTTAACCCAGGAAATTTTTATTAAAAGTTTTGAGAAGCTGCATCAATTCAATGAGCGGTCTACTTTAAAAACATGGTTATACCGGATTGCCAGTAATCATTGCAAAGACTACTTAAAGAGCTGGCACTACCGAAAAATCACCCTTAATGATAAGATTTTCGACTATATACCTTCCAGGTCAAAAACGGAAGACGAAATAATTGCTAAGGATGAGGAAGACATATTAGCAAATGCAGTAATGGAGCTGCCGTTGAAATATCGGGAAGTCGTTTTTCTCCATTATTACGAGGAACTTTCTCTCAAGGAGATCAATAAGATCACAGCAATGAATACTAATACTTTAAAAACCAGATTAAAACGTGCGAAAGAAATTCTTAGGCAAAAGATGACAAAGGAGGCAGAATAA
- a CDS encoding alpha/beta fold hydrolase: protein MPYFQTDGASIYYETTGEGPPIIFICPPGMGAGTFYDHQKKLKNHFQVITYDNRGSGKSTDGPREDYTISDWTEDIRALADHLKLDKVIVCGYSMGGVAAQDFALSYPDRTAGVILLTSFSEVSTPVLSLGIRIVEFLGNFHIIKLLAVVLSLSHTVGIGAKKHRKKIFKSINSSNPKIVKNFFQSGRYYNATDRLHEITCPVAVVHGTLDFFFFKYQRLFEKNLPNVRSIRVEGIDHQVAVRTSDEVNGIIKSLKNWMVPSSQ from the coding sequence ATGCCTTACTTTCAGACTGACGGAGCTTCTATATATTACGAAACTACAGGGGAAGGTCCGCCAATTATATTTATTTGCCCTCCTGGTATGGGGGCAGGCACATTTTACGACCATCAGAAAAAGTTGAAAAACCACTTCCAAGTTATTACTTATGATAACAGGGGCAGCGGGAAAAGCACTGACGGACCAAGAGAAGATTATACGATTTCCGACTGGACAGAGGATATCCGGGCACTGGCAGACCATTTGAAATTGGACAAAGTGATTGTTTGCGGATATTCCATGGGTGGAGTGGCGGCACAGGATTTTGCCCTTTCATATCCTGATAGAACGGCAGGGGTCATCCTATTGACCAGTTTTTCGGAAGTGAGCACACCTGTGCTTTCATTAGGCATCAGGATTGTGGAATTTCTCGGAAACTTCCATATTATTAAGCTATTGGCTGTCGTACTTTCCCTCTCGCATACTGTTGGCATAGGAGCTAAAAAACACAGGAAAAAGATTTTTAAGAGTATTAATTCTTCCAACCCGAAAATTGTTAAAAACTTTTTTCAGAGTGGAAGATATTATAACGCGACAGACAGGCTCCATGAAATTACATGCCCGGTGGCAGTAGTGCACGGCACTCTGGATTTCTTCTTTTTTAAATACCAGAGGTTGTTTGAAAAAAACCTGCCGAATGTAAGGAGTATAAGGGTGGAGGGGATCGACCACCAGGTAGCCGTCAGAACTTCTGATGAAGTAAACGGAATAATCAAGAGTCTGAAGAACTGGATGGTTCCTTCCTCTCAATAG
- a CDS encoding DUF4083 domain-containing protein: MVTEFNLIDIIYQVFALIIPLSIIFLIIYFVRSTKKKSEQLKKIEQKIDDLDRKVHLLSENEKR; this comes from the coding sequence GTGGTGACAGAATTTAACTTAATCGATATTATCTATCAGGTATTTGCATTAATTATTCCTTTGTCTATTATTTTTTTAATTATTTATTTTGTACGTTCCACAAAGAAGAAAAGCGAACAGTTGAAAAAAATTGAACAAAAGATTGATGACTTAGACAGAAAAGTACACCTACTTTCAGAAAACGAAAAGCGTTAA
- a CDS encoding flotillin family protein, with amino-acid sequence MFGALGVFSIVIVLIILAAFVGLLYFFWYKFRYKTARSNQALIIAGPKLGDPEKETNIFTDNEGRSIKIIRGGGHLLKLHQTATPVDLTSFQLKLRTPRVFTNGGVPIVADAVAMVTVSETLKGIAIYAEQFLGKKQSEIEEEIGEVLNANLRAILSKMTVEEINADREKFNEDVRYVAQTQLDSMGFKITSLGLTDLSDADKENGYLENLGRPQIAKVRKEAELAESDSERETRIHRANNDKEAKEQEYQRQIEIAEALKEKDLKDAAIKEQTERARAKSEQSYELERTRLNKQVQEEQLKLNAQKTEEELRIKHIERERAVKLEEEEAKVRKAKADADFYETTRKAEAEAEKARIDGETQAKIERDRGIAEAEVIREKGQAEAEAKRLLAEAIAQHGEVVIVEKLIEMLPLYAKEIAAPLSNIDSVKIIDTGNGNGTAAYGKSITNTMTQIQEPLKELTGLDVSQLLTDLVNRGNTHTVVRSEEAGAKESGSDNTGNDSEGGRPETGNTKGSGSTPQSDGDSE; translated from the coding sequence ATGTTTGGCGCATTAGGCGTATTTTCAATTGTAATCGTATTAATTATTCTTGCTGCTTTTGTAGGCTTGCTTTACTTTTTCTGGTACAAATTCAGGTACAAAACTGCAAGGTCGAACCAGGCGTTAATCATTGCCGGACCTAAACTTGGCGATCCGGAAAAAGAAACGAATATCTTTACCGATAATGAAGGCCGTTCCATTAAAATTATCCGAGGCGGCGGGCATCTCCTGAAGTTACACCAGACCGCTACACCAGTTGACTTAACTTCATTTCAGCTGAAACTGAGAACACCACGGGTTTTTACAAATGGCGGTGTGCCGATTGTTGCTGATGCTGTTGCTATGGTAACAGTTTCTGAAACATTAAAAGGAATCGCTATTTACGCCGAGCAGTTTCTTGGAAAAAAACAAAGTGAAATTGAAGAAGAAATTGGCGAGGTTTTAAACGCAAACCTCCGGGCCATTTTATCGAAAATGACTGTTGAAGAAATCAACGCCGACAGGGAGAAGTTCAACGAAGATGTACGTTATGTTGCCCAGACTCAGCTTGATTCCATGGGCTTTAAAATTACTTCTCTTGGTTTGACAGATTTGTCAGATGCAGATAAAGAGAATGGCTACCTTGAAAACTTAGGCCGTCCGCAAATTGCAAAAGTACGTAAAGAAGCGGAACTGGCGGAATCAGACAGCGAGAGAGAAACACGCATACATAGGGCCAACAATGATAAAGAAGCTAAGGAACAGGAATACCAGCGCCAGATTGAGATTGCGGAAGCTCTTAAAGAGAAGGACCTGAAAGATGCGGCAATCAAAGAACAGACGGAACGGGCGAGAGCCAAATCCGAACAGTCTTATGAGCTGGAAAGAACAAGGCTTAATAAACAAGTGCAGGAAGAACAGCTGAAACTCAATGCGCAAAAAACAGAAGAAGAACTTCGTATTAAACATATTGAGCGGGAACGTGCTGTTAAACTTGAAGAAGAAGAAGCGAAAGTTCGTAAGGCCAAAGCTGATGCTGATTTCTATGAAACTACGAGAAAAGCAGAAGCGGAAGCGGAAAAAGCACGTATCGACGGGGAAACTCAGGCTAAGATTGAACGTGATCGTGGTATTGCGGAAGCAGAGGTTATCCGTGAGAAAGGTCAGGCGGAAGCGGAAGCTAAACGTCTTCTTGCAGAAGCGATCGCCCAGCACGGCGAGGTTGTCATTGTGGAAAAACTTATCGAAATGCTTCCTCTCTATGCAAAAGAAATCGCGGCTCCACTTTCCAATATCGATTCTGTGAAAATTATTGATACAGGCAACGGTAATGGAACCGCCGCTTACGGCAAATCAATCACAAACACGATGACCCAGATTCAGGAACCGTTAAAGGAACTCACAGGACTGGATGTCTCACAGCTGTTAACTGACCTGGTTAACCGAGGCAATACCCACACAGTTGTCCGTTCGGAAGAAGCCGGCGCAAAAGAATCCGGCAGTGACAATACAGGGAATGATAGTGAAGGCGGCAGACCCGAAACTGGTAATACCAAAGGGTCAGGCAGTACTCCACAGAGTGATGGAGATTCTGAATAA
- a CDS encoding 3-ketoacyl-ACP reductase has protein sequence MGQPISGKTALITGSGKGIGKAAAIALAKEGVNIGLFARTEADLKNVAAEIEQHGVKVAYAAADVSNLEEVEKAVDSLTEELGSFDILINNAGTGKFGGFLELSPEEWKNMIDVNLMGAYYVTRTVLPQLIEKNGGDIINVSSTAGQKGAPVTSAYSASKFGLLGLTESLAMEVRKHNIRVTALTPSTVATELAYKENLTDGNPEKVMQPEDLAEFIVSQLKLHPRVFIKSAGLWSTNP, from the coding sequence ATGGGACAACCAATTAGTGGGAAAACGGCTCTGATTACTGGAAGCGGTAAAGGAATCGGAAAAGCGGCTGCCATTGCTTTGGCAAAGGAAGGCGTAAATATTGGCCTTTTTGCAAGAACAGAGGCTGATCTGAAAAATGTTGCGGCTGAGATTGAGCAGCATGGTGTAAAAGTGGCATACGCTGCGGCTGATGTTTCTAACCTTGAGGAAGTGGAGAAGGCTGTAGATTCACTCACAGAGGAACTAGGCTCCTTTGATATATTAATTAATAATGCAGGAACCGGAAAATTCGGAGGTTTCCTCGAGCTTTCACCTGAAGAATGGAAAAATATGATCGACGTGAACTTAATGGGTGCTTATTACGTAACAAGAACAGTTCTTCCTCAGCTTATTGAAAAAAATGGCGGGGATATCATTAATGTTTCTTCCACTGCCGGCCAAAAAGGTGCTCCTGTGACAAGCGCCTACAGTGCCTCTAAATTCGGCCTTCTTGGTTTAACAGAGTCACTGGCAATGGAAGTCCGTAAGCATAACATCCGTGTTACTGCTTTAACTCCAAGTACTGTAGCTACAGAGCTTGCTTATAAAGAGAATCTGACAGACGGAAATCCGGAAAAAGTAATGCAGCCGGAGGATTTAGCTGAATTTATCGTTTCCCAGCTAAAGCTTCATCCTCGTGTGTTCATCAAATCAGCAGGATTATGGTCTACAAATCCATAA